TGTCCGAGCCATCAATAACAGCATTGACGGCTGGTTGATCCATGAGAGCGACTGCAGAAGCTTTAGCAAACGTGGACATCATTCCTAACTTCACACCATGATTTTTCAAGAAGGTATCTTTATACTGACTTCTAAGTTCGAAAAGATTTGACATATCAATCTCATTAAAGGTGCTTAACATCGCACACGTATTCTGGGCATCTTTTAGACGTTGGGCGATCCGCAGCCTCATACGACTCATCTTTACACGCTGTTCTGCACGTGCACTATCAAGAGATGGGGATAAGGATGGTGTTGCAAGACTTTGAGCTATTTCTGGAGGTGGAGAGTGAGTAACTGGTGAAGGAGGCCGAGGTGAGACGAGAAGTTTCTCTTCAGGCTGTTTTTTTACAGTCTCTTGGGATGGCTTTTCAGAGACCGTGGAAGTTGGAACGGCACCCTCCTCTATTTTAAATATGTCTTGACCTGCAGTAACTTTTCCTCCATCTTCAACAAGAAGTTGTGTTATCACACCTGAACATGGGGCTGGGACAGGGACATTAGTTTTGTCAGTTTCGATCTCCGCAATCACATCGTCTACATTTACTGTATCACCGACGGCTTTTTTCCACACGATATCCCCTTCTGTGACAGATTCAGCGAACGGAGGTACATTAACTACACGTATGGCAAAAATACAGGGGTTGAAGTGCAGTTGTCGTAGAGATATCCTGattaaattaaaaaacaaaattttatagAATCTGTAAAGTTTAATACAAAATTCTAGAGCAAACCCTCAAAAAAACCAAATATAAAAGTGCAATCAGTGGTAGCACTTGATTATCAACCTATATCAACGGACTCAAGATATTACTGACTAACCATGAGAAATCAATCCAGAAA
Above is a genomic segment from Schistosoma mansoni strain Puerto Rico chromosome 2, complete genome containing:
- a CDS encoding putative dihydrolipoamide succinyltransferase component of 2-oxoglutarate dehydrogenase, which codes for MRLPPFLSHVFVKRCVNISSCRTCTVLKSNYTSDHGSYFASRISLRQLHFNPCIFAIRVVNVPPFAESVTEGDIVWKKAVGDTVNVDDVIAEIETDKTNVPVPAPCSGVITQLLVEDGGKVTAGQDIFKIEEGAVPTSTVSEKPSQETVKKQPEEKLLVSPRPPSPVTHSPPPEIAQSLATPSLSPSLDSARAEQRVKMSRMRLRIAQRLKDAQNTCAMLSTFNEIDMSNLFELRSQYKDTFLKNHGVKLGMMSTFAKASAVALMDQPAVNAVIDGSDIIYRDYVDISIAVATPKGLVVPVLRNVEKMNYADIERGISDLGVKARDGKLAVEDMDGGTFTISNGGVFGSLFGTPIINPPQSAILGLYGVFDRPVARNGQVVIRPMMYVALTYDHRLIDGREAVTFLRKIKEFVEDPRTYFLQI